The following is a genomic window from Halarcobacter mediterraneus.
CATGTCCATATGCATTATCTTTAAGAACTACAGCAACTTTTTCTATTGCACCTGCTTGTTTTGTAATAAGTTTTAGATTATGAAAATAATTTTGTTTATTTAGAAGAATTTTTGCCAAAGTTAACCTTCTTGGTTTTTAAAGTAATCAATTATTAAAATAGCATCTTTTTCATTTAGAACTTCTTTTAAATCTTTAAAGGATGCTTCTTTAATTTTTTCAAATGTTCCAAAATAAAGTAGAAGTTTTTTTACCTTTGCTTCACCTATACCTTTTATTTGTAAAAGTGAAACTTGTTTATCTTCTTTTCTTTTTTGTTTTTTATGAAATGTTATAACAAATCTATGGGCTTCATCTCTTTGTCTTTGTACAAATTGAAGTCTTTGATCACTAGTTTTTAATCTTAAGTTTCTTATAACACCAGTTTTATCTTTATAATGAATGATATCTTTTGCTGCACCTTTAGCTCTATGTGCTTTTGCATCGACTTTCTCTTTTGCAATGGCAATAATATCTAAGTTTGCTCCAGTAGATTGGATAATATCATATGCTAATTTTAATAAAGTTTCTCCTCCATCAATAATCCAAAGATCAGGTGGAGAAACTTTTTCAAAACTTTGTACTCTTCTTAAAAGCATTTCTCTCATTTGAGAATATTCATCTTTTGATTCTAGATTATAATGTCTAAATTGTTTTCTATCAAATGAGTTTTCTTGTTCATTCCAAACAACCATTGCTCCTACAGTTGCTTGTCCCATCATATGGGAATTATCAAAACTTTCAATTATAGATGGAATGGTTTGCAAATTAAATAACTCTTTTAATTCTTCATAAATTGTAGTTTGATTTTTTGTAGATTCAATTCTCAATAGTTCACTACAATTATTTAAAGCAATATCTATAAGTGATTTTTTCTTATTTTTTTTAGGGTTTATTATTTTTATATTTCTATCAAATCTTTGTTTTAAAAATTCTTCAATATCTTCTGATTCTTCTAGTTCTTGTGCTACTAAAATTTCTTTTGGTAGTAATGGAATTTCATTATTGTAGTAATTAATAATTGCTCTTTGATAAGCTTCATTTAAATCAATCTCTTTATTATCTTCAAGGAAATCTAGTTTTATAAAATCATGGGAAGAAGAAGCAATTTTTCCATCTCTTATAAACATTCTTACAATAACGGCTTTTTTTGTAGCAGCTTTTATTGCAAAAAGGTCTAAGTCCTCGTTTGATGCTAAATCAATTCCTGATTTGATTTGTGATTTTTCAATTGATTTTATTCTATCTCTTATTTTCATAGCTTCTTCAAATCTGAACTCTTCAGAGTATTGCATCATTTTATTATTTAATTTTGAAATTAGTTTGCTTTTATTATAAATATAGTCACATGCTTCATCTACAAGTTTTGCATATTGTGCTGTTGAAACTTTACCTTCACAAGGAGCAAGACACTTTTTTATTTGATAAAATAAACAGGCGGTTTTCCCTTTTATACAAGATTTTTTTTGAACAAGAGGAACTATTTCATAAATAGAATCAAGCATATCTCTAGCCCCTGTTGAATAAGGACCAAAATATTTGATATTTTTATTTTTATGTATTTTTCTTGTTATTTCAAGTCTGGGAAATAATTCACTATTGTCAAGCATAATATATGGATAAGTTTTATCATCTCTTAACAAAATATTATATTTTGGTTTTAATTGTTTTATAAGTGAGTTTTCTAAAATAAGAGCTTCATGTTCATTGGGTACTACAATCCATTCTAAGGCTCTAACTTCAGTAATCATTTTATAAATACGAGGACCAAGTTTTTCTGCTGGTTGAAGTTTTGGAGTGAATTTAAAGTAAGATTTAACTCTATTTTTAAGTACTTTTGCTTTTCCTATATAAAGTAAATGTCCATCTTTATCAAAGTATTGATAAACACCAGCTTCATTTGGAAGCTGCTTTAGTTTTTCTTCTAAATTCATTTTATGATTTTATCTAAAAAATATTTGTTTAGTGATAGTTTATATAATAAGGTTGAATTTTAATATTTCTAGTTCCCACATTTTCTAGTCCTAAAATTTGTTTAGGAGTCATTAATGGTTTTTTATCATTCTTATAGAAAATTTTAAATCCACTTGTTGCAATATCTGATTCTACTTTTGAGTAAAGGTTATTATATATTTGAACTTTTATACCACTTTGTCCATGTCCATCAATATTATAAATTAACTCAATATTATCGTAATTTTTCACAAGTTCTTTTTTTCTTAGCATTCTTTTATGAAACATATGAACAATAAGTTTTTTCTTCTCTTTAATTCCATGTTCTTTTAAATAGTTACTTATTAATTCTTGAGCTTCATTTACATCATCTCCATAAATATGTCCAATATATTTTCCTGGAGGATATTTTCTATGTTTAGGAATTTTGAATTCAGGGTCTAAAGCAAGGTGAACATTTTCATATTTCAAATATTTTAATACTGGTTTTAAAGCTTCTTTAGGTGAATAAACTCCAAGTTGTAAATCAATGATTACAGCAAAACCTTCTTCTTGAGCTCTTTTTATATATTTCATTACAGTTCTATCTGGAAGATTAATGATATAATCATTGTCTCTACCTGCATCTCTTGTTGCAAGTCCATAAATTAAGTGAAAAGCAAGGTGAACATCAAAATTTGTTCCTAACTCTTCAGAATAGTATGTTCCTTTTTCTTTTAACTTTTTTACCATTTCATCAATAGGAGTTTCACCTAAAATTCCTAAAGATGGAGTATAAGGTCTTCCATAAAAACCAACCATAACTTCATTTTTAATTGAAGCACTTTCTTTTATCTCTTCTATTTCTTTTACTTCTTGTATTTTTTGTGTATTTATGTCTTTTTTTACTTTCTCTTCAAGAGGTGTAGTATTTGCATAAGAACTATTAATAAAAATAGCAAAAATGAAAATAAATAAGTTTAAAGTTTTGTTCATTTGGAGTATCACTTTTTTATAGTATTTTATAATGGAAGTATATACAAAATAATTAAAATAAAATTTAAAAACTCACTTTAAACCAAAGTTTCCAGTAATTTTTACACAATTTTTTATAATTTTTAAGTTTCTTATAATACAATTTTTTTACATTTGAGAAATAGTGTTTTAGAAGTAGTTTTTCTTCTTTTTTATTTAACTTAAATTTAAGACATAAAGTAGCTAAATCAAAAAATCTATTATTGATTTTTGAAAACTCCCAGTCTATAAAAAGTATTTTTTCTGAAAAAATGATATTTTCTTGGTTTAAGTCGTTATGACATAAAACAAAATCTTTTTTAGTAGTTTTTGTTTTTTTCAAAAGTTTCAATGACTTTTTAATGATTTTTTGTGATATTTTATCTTTTAATACTTTTTTATAGGTATTAAATTCATTTTCAAAAGAATAAGAGCGTTTTTTTATTTTTATTTTATGTAGTTTTTTTAGTCTTTTGGCAATATTTTTTATTTGAGTTTTATTTAACTTTTTTTTATGAATTCCATTTATATATTCATAAATCATAAATTTATTTTTTTTATCTAAAAATATAGGTCTTGCAGTTAAACCTTTTTTATAAGCTTTATATTGTATTTTAAACTCTTGCTTTCTATTTATTTTTAAATGATGTTTTTTCTTAAAAATACGAAGTATATAAGTATTTTCAAGGTTTGTGATTTTATATACATCATTACACAAACCTTGATGTTTAGTTTTTTGCATTTACAATAATTTTAATATATCATCTTCTATATCTTCTGGTTTTGTCGTAGAACCAAATCTATCAATAACTTCACCTTTTTTATTTATTAAAAATTTTGTGAAATTCCATTTTATACTTTGAGTTCCTAATATTCCAGACGCCTCTTTTTTTAAATAAGTATAAAGTGGATCTTCATTTTCTCCATTTACATCAATTTTTGCAAACATATCAAAATCAACTCCATATGTTAATCTGCAAAATTCAGCAATCTCTTTATTTGTTCCTGGTTCTTGGTTTGCAAACTGATTTGATGGAAAACCTAAAATCATAAAGTCTTTGTTTTTATATTTTTCATATAATTTTTCTAAGCCTTCATATTGAGATGTAAAACCACATTTACTAGCAACATTTACAATTAAAAGAACCTTACCTTTGTACTTTGATAGAGAAACTGCATTTCCTTCAATATCTTTAACTGATAAATCATATAAAGTAGTCATTTTATTATCCTTTGCATATAATGTATTTAAAATTAATAAAAATACTATTAATAAACTTCTTAGAGACATTTTATTCCTTTTTGTTTATTTTAACTTATTTTTTTGTTTTTTAGTAGTTAAAAAAGATTTGTTTTATCAAAAATAATATCATTATTATTCACAAATCTATTACACTTTTTACCTTCTAATGCAATACAAATATCTTGCCATTTTTTAGAGTGACCAGCATTTTCATCACTAAAGTCACCTAAAATAAACATTATAGCATGGGCATACTCATGGGGTAAAACATCATCAATCATATAATCTAAACTCTCTTTGAACCTATTTTTATTTAAATATATTTCAATTTTCCCAGTTTTTTTTGAGTATGTGGCAATGCCAAAAAATTTGGCAGGTAATTTATCAGATATAATTAAAGGTACTTTTCTTGTAATACCAAATTTTGTATAAGCTAAACTTTGTAAATATAAATATTTTTTTTGAATTCTTTCTTGAATATTTTTTTCTAAAGGAGAATTTTTAAATTTATAACTATTATATAATGAGTAAATTAAAAGAATACTTCCCATTATTATGGTTGTTATGAAAAATATTTTTAATCTATTTAAAAACATTAAAGACCTCTATGAAAAGGCTTTTAATAATATATCTTTATAGTGATTTAGTTTTTGCATTAATTCATCTCCATGATCATTTATATCTGGATGATATTTTCTTGCAAGTTCTTTATATCGTTTTTTTATTTCTTCTTTTGTTGGGTCTTGACTAAATCCAAAAAAATCTTTTGCTTCTTCTAGTTCAGAAAAGCTTGTAGGATTTTGAAAGTTTCCGTTTCTAAATTGTTCTTGAAAGTCATTAAAATTAAAATTATTAGCTCCAGCTTGAGAAAAGTCCTGCCCATTAAAAGTAAATTTAAAATGAGTTCCTTCTTGTGAAGCTTCTCTTAGCTTTTTTTTAAATTGATAAAATGCAAAATATGCAATTGAAATTAAAACAAAAAGTATAATTAAAAAAGTACCAAAATTAGTAAATATTAAATACAATATTCCAAAGAAAATTGCCCATTTAATAAGACTACTTATAAGTTGTGCCAAATTCACTTCCTATTATTTTAGATTGAGAATGTATTATAGTATTATAAAATATATTCTTAGCTTATAGTATAAGAGTAAAAGTATGATTAGAAAATCATACTTTTATTTTAAAGGTTTTAGAATGTTTCCCATTCATCATCATCTTTTTGTGCTTGAAAAGTTTTTGTTGTATTAGTTTTTTGTTCTTGTTTTTTAGGTGCATCATTTTTAATGCTTTTAGTCTCTTTTTTTGCAGGAATACTTTGTTTTGGTGCTTTTATTTCATTTGTTGATCTTGTATTATTAGAAGTAATCTTTACATCATTTTTACCTATAAAGTTTTTACTTTGAGCATCTGCAACAATCTCTTTTGCTATTTTATCTGTTTCAAGTGCAATATCTTGTGTTCTATTTGCAATGGCAGCATTTTCTTGTGTTTGTTTATCTAATGAGTTAATAGCATCATTAATTTGAGTAATTCCAGTTTCTTGTTCTTTACTTGCATTAGAAATTTCATTAATTTTTTCTGTTGAATTTTTGATATTATCTAATAATGAATTGTATCCTTCAATCATTTTTGTACTAATATCTTTACCTTCAGATGCTTTTTGAGTAGCATTTTCAACTAAATCTTTTATTTCCTTTGCAGCTTCAGCGGATCTATTTGCAAGGTTTCTAACTTCTTGTGCAACAACAGCAAAACCTTTTCCAGCTTCACCAGCAGTAGCTGCTTCAACAGCTGCATTTAGTGATAGAATATTTGTTTGAAATGCTATTTGGTCAATTACTGTTATTGCTTCATTAATTGATGTTACTTGTTCATTAATATCATCCATTGCTGAAGAAGTATTTTGAGCTAGGTTTTGACCTTGTTTTGCAGAAGCATTTAAATCAGTTGTATATTGATTCATTTGAGTGATATTTTCACCATTACTAACTATTGTACTTGTGATTTCTTCCAGTGCAGCAGCAGTTTCTTCTAAACTTGCAGCAGCAGAGTTTGCTGAGTTATTTAATGTGTCTACATTATCGATTAAAGTATCAGATGAGTTATCAAGAGTTAATCCTATTTCTAATGATTTTTTAAGAAGCTCTGAAATACTTGAACCTAAACCATTTACTCCGTTTGCAAGTTGTTTTAAGTGGGCTTTAATACCTTGTGTAGAGACAATATTTGTATAGTTTGAATTTGAATATTCTGATAATACATTTAAAATACTATCAATATTTTTTTCTAAGTTAGCACTCATATGATTAATCATTTTAGTTAGTTCGTTTAAAGCTTCATTTGAAGAATTTAAATTTATTTTAGATTCAAAATCCCCTTGCTCATATTCTTTTAGGATTTTAACTGATTCATTTATTACAAGTCTATCTTGGTCAATATTAGCTTTTGTCATTTGAATATTTTCATTTACAAGTTTTGCCATTTGTCCAAATTCATCATTACTTTTGTCTGATAAAGGTTCTACATGGTCTATTTCATTATTTAAATACCTAAAGAATGTCATAAGTCCAGCTTTAAAATCATTTAGACTTGAAATAATATTTTTTGATAAGAAAATAGAAATGATTAAGAAAAGAATAACTGATAATACAACAATAACTATTAATACCATTGTTTGTTCATCTAGTGCATCATTTTTTTGATCAATTGCATTTTTATTTATTTCTACTAAATCTTTTTCAAGTTTTATACCTACATCTACCATTTCTTTAATAAGTTCAGAGATATTACCTGATTCTTCAATTATTCCATTATTAAAATCTTGAACTCGTTGAGAAGCAAATTTATCAAAGTCTATAATATACTCATTAGCTAAATCTTCTATCTCTTTAGCTAAGTTTATATTTTCTTTAGAATCTAAAGTTTTTAATAGTTTATTTGCTTCAGTTTCTAATTTTTGAAAGTCATCTCTAACAGTATTTGCTAGTTCTTCAGAAGGGCTTCTTAAAAATTGATAAACAGAAATTCTTCCTTTTAAAACATATTGAACCATTAGGTCTGTTGTTTTTGTATTATGTTCTTTTATTTTTAAATGATTGTTATAATAAGTATAAATACTACCTGCAGCAATCGAAATTATTAAAAATAAAATGGGTAAAACCATTAATTTAACTTTTGTAGATACATTTGAAAACAAATTAACTCCTTAATATTATTGTTAATATAAATAATTATACATTTTTTTCACATATTAATTGCTTAACAGTATAAGCTTTACTTATAATAAATAATATTTTTATAATTTTTGCTCTTTTAAGGGTAATTCAATATAGAATTTTGCCCCTTCTTTTTTATTTTTAAAGTAGATTTTTCCATTACATTGAGTGGTTATTAACTCATAACAAAGATAAAGACTAATACCTGTTCCTATTGATTCATGTTTTGTAGTAAAATAAGGATCAAAGATTTTGTCTTTATATTCTTCTTTTACTCCTCCTGCATTATCTTCTATAGTTATTAAGACTTTATTTTCAATTATTTTTTTTATTCTTATTTTTACTTCTTTTTTGCTTGTTTTATTATTCTTTATTAAAGCTTCTTTAGAATTATTTAAAACATTTAATAGTACTTGTATTAAATCTCCAACATTTATATTTATATATAAATCTTCTTCATGGAATTTTTTTATAATATCAATTTTTTCATATTCAAAAGTTTTTTCAATTATTTTTAAAGCATTATTAACTCTATCTTGAACAATAACAGTCTTTTTTTCTTCTTCAGTATCATTAAGAAATTCTCTAAATTCATCTAAAGTTTTTGATAGAAATTGTGTTTGTTCATTTATTGAAGATGTTAACATTTCAAAAGTTTTATCATCTAGATTGTTCATCTCTTTATGAAGACTAAGTCCACTTGAACTTGTTGAGATTATATTTAAAGGTTGTCTCCATTGGTGTGCAAGATTATTTAATAACTCTGCAAGTGAAGCCATTTTTGATTGATTTAAAATAGAAGCATCTTTTTTTCTATTTCTTTTTAATTCTAATTGTATTCTTCTATCTAAGTTTTTATTGGTTTTTTTTAGTTTTTCATTTGCAATTTTTTGCATAAAAAATAAATAGAAAATTAATGTCAATGCAATAATACTAAAAGAAGAAAATATAAAAAAGTTTCTTTTTGCATCTTTTATAAAAAAGTCTTCTTCACAAATGCACAAAGCAGCAACTACTTGATTTGATATTGGGTTTTTTATTGGAATAACTGTTTTTATTAAATTCAATTCTTCAATAAAAGTAGAAAAAGAATTACCTTCAAGAATTTTATTTGTATAATCTACTGAGTCTTTATGTACACTCAAAGGTTTGTATTTATTATAAACAGATTTTTCAAAATAAAAGTCTTTGTTTGGACTTTGTAGATAATTACTTTTTTCTTCTTTAAAAACTTTTTTGTCAACAATATCTTTTCTTATAAGAAAATTAGAGTTTGTATCATAGTTTTCTTTTATAGAATCAATTAACGCAAGAACAGAGAAAGATATTTCAACACTTCCTATATGAATATTATTATAGTTTAAAGGATAAACAAATCTAAATCCATTGAAAATTCTTCCTTCTTCAAAGCCATGGGTATACTTTTTTGTTTTATTTGCAATAGAAACAGTTAGTCTAATATTGCTTAAGTTATCTCCAAAAATATTGGGTCTATGCATTCTTAAAAAGGATTCATTATTTGGTAAATGAAAGTGTAGTTGTTTAAGATTATATACTTTAAGTTGCTTGTATTTATCCTTTAAAAGATTATACAATTTCCCTCTAATTAACATTTTTTGAGTTTTATTTGAAGTGTATGCATTTTTGTAAAGACTTAATATCTCATTTGTATTTATTTCTGTTTCAAAGACAATATTTGCAATTTGTTTATATCTATTATAAATTGATTTATAGTTTAAATAATGCTTTGTAGTTTTTTTCTGTAAATACTCTTCAGTTGTTTTTTTATAGTTGGAATAAAATAAAAATAATAATAGGAAAGATAAGAGACTATAAATCATGGCAAATTTAAAAATAATTTTCTTATTCATGGTATATTCCTTTAAAATCGTCCCATATAATAATTGTAACATAAAAAAACACTATTTTTAAATTACTTGTGTTTATTAATTAATAATAAGTAATATTTTTGTTAAATCTACTATAAGCTTAATATTTATAAAGTATGATTATAATTACTTTAATATAAAGTGTTAGGGAGAAAAATGGATTATAAAGAGTTTGAAAAAGCAGTTGATCTTTTTGGTATTATTACAAGAATCTCAAAAAAAGATTTAAAACAGAAATATTTAAAATTATCAAAGAAATATCACCCTGATATGGAAACTGGAAGTGATGAAAAATTTCAAGAACTGCAAGAAGCTTATGAATTGTTAAATTCATATATGGATTCTTTTGTGTTTTCTTTTGATGAAGATGAATTTAAAACACAATTTCCCTCTTTCACAAATTATAAAAACTGGAAATAATAAGGAGTTTTTATGTTAAATAACAAAAAAATAAAAGAGTTAATATTAAGTACTTTAGTAGCAGATTCATATTCTTTAGGTTCACATTGGGTATATGATGAAAAACAATTAGAAAATTTGGATATAAACTGGGAAGAATTAAACGAGCCTAAAGCCCTTTGGCATAAAGGTAAAAAAGCTGGTGAATTTACTCACTATGGAGATCAAACTTTATGGTTATATCAATATATTCAAGAAACGCAACACTTTAGCATAGATGAATATACAAAATATTGGCTTGATAAAATGCAGTGTTATGATGGTTATATTGATGGTGCAACAAAAAACACTTTGAAAAACATAGAAGAAAATATTAGTCCAAGTGGTTCTGAATCTACAGATTTATCAATTATAGGAAGAATTGCTCCTTTACTTTTAGTATCTGAAAATAAACAAGAATTTTTTGAAAATGTAGAAAACTTTGTAAAAATAACTCATAACTCAAATGAAGCTGTAACTTCTTCAAGATTTTTTGCTGAGCTTTTATTTGAAGTTTCAAATACAAATGATATAAAAGTTTCAATAGAAAAATTAAAAGAAAAGTTTGATAGTAGAATACAAAATTTTATTGTAGAAGCAATTGCTTCTAAAGATGATGATACCTTTGATGCAATAAGAAAATTTGGTCCAGCTTGTGATATAAATGGTGGATTTCAAAGTGTTATTCATCTTTTATTTAAATATGATAATCTAAAAGATATGCTTATTTACAATGCAAAAGCAGGTGGAGAAACAAGTGCAAGAGCTATGCTTGCAACTTTGATTTTTATGGCACAAGAAAATAAACATTTAAGTCAAATACCAAACTCTTGGTTAAATATAAAAGCAACGATAATATAAGGATAAAGATGAGAAGATTTATGAAATTCTTCCAAGATAAGTTTTATATAGAAATTATAATAGCTTCTATTCTTTTTATA
Proteins encoded in this region:
- the uvrC gene encoding excinuclease ABC subunit UvrC codes for the protein MNLEEKLKQLPNEAGVYQYFDKDGHLLYIGKAKVLKNRVKSYFKFTPKLQPAEKLGPRIYKMITEVRALEWIVVPNEHEALILENSLIKQLKPKYNILLRDDKTYPYIMLDNSELFPRLEITRKIHKNKNIKYFGPYSTGARDMLDSIYEIVPLVQKKSCIKGKTACLFYQIKKCLAPCEGKVSTAQYAKLVDEACDYIYNKSKLISKLNNKMMQYSEEFRFEEAMKIRDRIKSIEKSQIKSGIDLASNEDLDLFAIKAATKKAVIVRMFIRDGKIASSSHDFIKLDFLEDNKEIDLNEAYQRAIINYYNNEIPLLPKEILVAQELEESEDIEEFLKQRFDRNIKIINPKKNKKKSLIDIALNNCSELLRIESTKNQTTIYEELKELFNLQTIPSIIESFDNSHMMGQATVGAMVVWNEQENSFDRKQFRHYNLESKDEYSQMREMLLRRVQSFEKVSPPDLWIIDGGETLLKLAYDIIQSTGANLDIIAIAKEKVDAKAHRAKGAAKDIIHYKDKTGVIRNLRLKTSDQRLQFVQRQRDEAHRFVITFHKKQKRKEDKQVSLLQIKGIGEAKVKKLLLYFGTFEKIKEASFKDLKEVLNEKDAILIIDYFKNQEG
- a CDS encoding phosphotransferase, with amino-acid sequence MQKTKHQGLCNDVYKITNLENTYILRIFKKKHHLKINRKQEFKIQYKAYKKGLTARPIFLDKKNKFMIYEYINGIHKKKLNKTQIKNIAKRLKKLHKIKIKKRSYSFENEFNTYKKVLKDKISQKIIKKSLKLLKKTKTTKKDFVLCHNDLNQENIIFSEKILFIDWEFSKINNRFFDLATLCLKFKLNKKEEKLLLKHYFSNVKKLYYKKLKNYKKLCKNYWKLWFKVSF
- a CDS encoding glutathione peroxidase, encoding MTTLYDLSVKDIEGNAVSLSKYKGKVLLIVNVASKCGFTSQYEGLEKLYEKYKNKDFMILGFPSNQFANQEPGTNKEIAEFCRLTYGVDFDMFAKIDVNGENEDPLYTYLKKEASGILGTQSIKWNFTKFLINKKGEVIDRFGSTTKPEDIEDDILKLL
- a CDS encoding SprT-like domain-containing protein, whose amino-acid sequence is MFLNRLKIFFITTIIMGSILLIYSLYNSYKFKNSPLEKNIQERIQKKYLYLQSLAYTKFGITRKVPLIISDKLPAKFFGIATYSKKTGKIEIYLNKNRFKESLDYMIDDVLPHEYAHAIMFILGDFSDENAGHSKKWQDICIALEGKKCNRFVNNNDIIFDKTNLF
- a CDS encoding J domain-containing protein; its protein translation is MNLAQLISSLIKWAIFFGILYLIFTNFGTFLIILFVLISIAYFAFYQFKKKLREASQEGTHFKFTFNGQDFSQAGANNFNFNDFQEQFRNGNFQNPTSFSELEEAKDFFGFSQDPTKEEIKKRYKELARKYHPDINDHGDELMQKLNHYKDILLKAFS
- a CDS encoding methyl-accepting chemotaxis protein; its protein translation is MFSNVSTKVKLMVLPILFLIISIAAGSIYTYYNNHLKIKEHNTKTTDLMVQYVLKGRISVYQFLRSPSEELANTVRDDFQKLETEANKLLKTLDSKENINLAKEIEDLANEYIIDFDKFASQRVQDFNNGIIEESGNISELIKEMVDVGIKLEKDLVEINKNAIDQKNDALDEQTMVLIVIVVLSVILFLIISIFLSKNIISSLNDFKAGLMTFFRYLNNEIDHVEPLSDKSNDEFGQMAKLVNENIQMTKANIDQDRLVINESVKILKEYEQGDFESKINLNSSNEALNELTKMINHMSANLEKNIDSILNVLSEYSNSNYTNIVSTQGIKAHLKQLANGVNGLGSSISELLKKSLEIGLTLDNSSDTLIDNVDTLNNSANSAAASLEETAAALEEITSTIVSNGENITQMNQYTTDLNASAKQGQNLAQNTSSAMDDINEQVTSINEAITVIDQIAFQTNILSLNAAVEAATAGEAGKGFAVVAQEVRNLANRSAEAAKEIKDLVENATQKASEGKDISTKMIEGYNSLLDNIKNSTEKINEISNASKEQETGITQINDAINSLDKQTQENAAIANRTQDIALETDKIAKEIVADAQSKNFIGKNDVKITSNNTRSTNEIKAPKQSIPAKKETKSIKNDAPKKQEQKTNTTKTFQAQKDDDEWETF
- a CDS encoding ATP-binding protein; the encoded protein is MNKKIIFKFAMIYSLLSFLLLFLFYSNYKKTTEEYLQKKTTKHYLNYKSIYNRYKQIANIVFETEINTNEILSLYKNAYTSNKTQKMLIRGKLYNLLKDKYKQLKVYNLKQLHFHLPNNESFLRMHRPNIFGDNLSNIRLTVSIANKTKKYTHGFEEGRIFNGFRFVYPLNYNNIHIGSVEISFSVLALIDSIKENYDTNSNFLIRKDIVDKKVFKEEKSNYLQSPNKDFYFEKSVYNKYKPLSVHKDSVDYTNKILEGNSFSTFIEELNLIKTVIPIKNPISNQVVAALCICEEDFFIKDAKRNFFIFSSFSIIALTLIFYLFFMQKIANEKLKKTNKNLDRRIQLELKRNRKKDASILNQSKMASLAELLNNLAHQWRQPLNIISTSSSGLSLHKEMNNLDDKTFEMLTSSINEQTQFLSKTLDEFREFLNDTEEEKKTVIVQDRVNNALKIIEKTFEYEKIDIIKKFHEEDLYININVGDLIQVLLNVLNNSKEALIKNNKTSKKEVKIRIKKIIENKVLITIEDNAGGVKEEYKDKIFDPYFTTKHESIGTGISLYLCYELITTQCNGKIYFKNKKEGAKFYIELPLKEQKL
- a CDS encoding DnaJ domain-containing protein, with product MDYKEFEKAVDLFGIITRISKKDLKQKYLKLSKKYHPDMETGSDEKFQELQEAYELLNSYMDSFVFSFDEDEFKTQFPSFTNYKNWK
- a CDS encoding ADP-ribosylglycohydrolase family protein, giving the protein MLNNKKIKELILSTLVADSYSLGSHWVYDEKQLENLDINWEELNEPKALWHKGKKAGEFTHYGDQTLWLYQYIQETQHFSIDEYTKYWLDKMQCYDGYIDGATKNTLKNIEENISPSGSESTDLSIIGRIAPLLLVSENKQEFFENVENFVKITHNSNEAVTSSRFFAELLFEVSNTNDIKVSIEKLKEKFDSRIQNFIVEAIASKDDDTFDAIRKFGPACDINGGFQSVIHLLFKYDNLKDMLIYNAKAGGETSARAMLATLIFMAQENKHLSQIPNSWLNIKATII